A single Fusobacterium hominis DNA region contains:
- a CDS encoding MutS-related protein, with amino-acid sequence MRFIDDKSLERLGFKKLINKVEPLSPYGNERLKKLKSYTRGEEDKLNNEFNKMEKFIEFSHSQRDLIRNVEIAIHKMKNIKKILDNCLKGNILDDVDFFEIKVQGILMQELNSYLKEFPTELAEYCLYDIEEIIKVLDPDNERIPTFYIYDSYSDTLKNIRNNKRSVETRIFGSKDHEQKAKLKEERLNILVEEEQEELKIREELTKTIFNYSERYLENIEKIADLDFLMAKVRFAKNYNGIRPIISKNLEIDAKGLVNIEVKEMLMAKGKEFTPIDIKLGSGVTVITGANMGGKSVALKTITENLLLFNCGFFVIADEATFPIVDFIFFISDDMQDISKGLSTFGAEIVKLKEVDVFIERGDGFIVFDEFARGTNPKEGQKFVKALAEYLNAKNSISMITTHFDGVATKDMNHYQVVGLKNVDFSKLKRKIEISANSMSLIQDYMDFRLEKSENSEVPKDALNIAKLIGINKRFANIILQEYSKED; translated from the coding sequence AGACTAGGGTTTAAAAAACTAATAAATAAAGTTGAACCTCTTTCTCCATATGGAAATGAAAGACTTAAAAAACTGAAAAGTTATACCAGAGGGGAAGAAGATAAATTAAATAATGAGTTCAATAAAATGGAAAAGTTTATTGAATTTTCACATAGTCAAAGAGATCTAATAAGAAATGTTGAAATTGCAATTCATAAAATGAAAAATATCAAAAAAATATTAGATAATTGCTTAAAAGGTAATATTCTTGATGATGTTGACTTCTTTGAAATTAAAGTTCAAGGAATACTAATGCAAGAATTAAATAGTTATCTTAAAGAGTTTCCAACAGAACTTGCAGAATATTGTTTATATGATATAGAAGAGATAATAAAAGTTCTAGATCCTGATAATGAAAGAATTCCTACCTTCTATATATATGATAGCTATTCTGATACATTAAAAAATATAAGAAACAACAAAAGATCTGTTGAAACAAGAATATTTGGTAGTAAAGACCATGAACAAAAGGCTAAACTAAAAGAAGAAAGACTAAATATTCTAGTAGAAGAAGAACAAGAAGAGTTAAAAATAAGAGAAGAATTAACTAAAACCATTTTTAACTATTCAGAACGTTATTTAGAAAATATTGAAAAAATAGCCGATTTAGATTTTTTAATGGCTAAAGTAAGATTTGCTAAAAATTACAATGGTATAAGACCTATAATATCTAAAAATCTAGAAATAGATGCAAAAGGACTTGTAAATATAGAAGTAAAAGAAATGCTAATGGCTAAAGGTAAAGAATTTACCCCAATAGATATAAAATTAGGTTCAGGAGTTACTGTTATTACTGGAGCTAACATGGGAGGTAAAAGTGTTGCATTAAAAACTATAACTGAAAATTTACTATTATTTAATTGTGGTTTTTTCGTTATAGCTGATGAAGCTACTTTTCCAATAGTTGATTTTATCTTCTTTATTTCAGATGATATGCAAGATATTTCAAAAGGACTTAGTACTTTTGGTGCTGAAATAGTTAAGCTAAAAGAAGTTGATGTATTTATAGAAAGAGGAGATGGCTTTATTGTATTTGACGAATTTGCCAGAGGAACAAATCCTAAAGAAGGACAAAAATTTGTTAAAGCATTAGCTGAATACCTCAATGCTAAAAATAGCATTTCAATGATCACAACCCACTTTGATGGAGTTGCAACTAAAGATATGAATCACTATCAAGTTGTCGGTCTTAAAAATGTTGATTTTAGCAAGTTAAAAAGAAAAATTGAAATAAGTGCAAACTCAATGAGTTTGATTCAAGATTACATGGATTTTAGATTGGAAAAGTCAGAAAATAGTGAAGTACCTAAAGATGCCTTAAACATCGCTAAACTAATAGGTATAAATAAGAGATTTGCCAATATAATATTACAGGAATATAGTAAGGAGGATTAA